TGAATAACCGGCGTCTTTATTAAAAAATCCAATGTAAAAACGGCTGATTGCCACAACATCATTTGACGCGTAAACAAGTATTATGTACTTTTATTTTTACGGGACATCTTCCCGTGTAAACATTTATCATCTAAATAATTCACAGATCATTTGAGTTTCAAACGTAATTTCCTGGCTTTTTTACGGGATCTTAAACGATCGGTGGTATTGCTTTGGACAGTGGATAAAAAGGTAAGCCGCATCAGCATTTTGCTGCAGCTTTTCCAGGCCTTTCTTCCTATAGCATCGCTGTATTTTATGAAGAGCATGATAGAGGCTGTCCTACATCATTACGCCACCTTTTACCCCATTTTGCCCTTTATCGCGGGATACGCGCTTACGCAACTGATGATCGTGTGCATCAACCAGTACTCATCGTTTATCGATATTAAGCATCAGCATAAGATCACCGATAAGTTATCGGGCGAAATATTACAAAAAGCTATTGAGGTGGATTACGAATACTACGAAAACCCATTGTACCATGATACCTTACATTTAGCCCAGCAGCAGGCCGCCTATAAAATACCGCAGGTGCTTAAAGACTTTAACGCCATGCTGGTCAACATACTGTCGCTGGCGTTCCTGGTAGGATTTTTCTTTACCATACATGCATTGTTCGGGCTTTTTCTGATGGTTGTATTTATACCATTAGCAGTTACCAAATGGTATTCGGGTTTCAAATTGCTCCAATTGGAAAAAAAATTCGTGCCGATGGAACGTGAAGCCAATTACCTGAACCAAACGCTGACCAGTGTAAACCCTGCCAAGGAAGTACGGGTATTTGGTTACGGGAACAGCTTCATAAAAAAATTCATGAACATCCGGGCAATTATACACCATGAAAAAACCACGCTGCACGCTAAACTTACCTGGTATAATTTTTTAGCTGAAGCGGGCGAAGTGATCGCCATGAGTTTTGTTTTTGCCCTGCTCGCCGAATATACGTGGGAAAAGATAATCACCTTAGGCGTGTTCGTTATTTACCTGCAGGGATTCCAGCGGTTGCAGGCATCGTCTAAAGGTTTTCTACAGGCCCTTGTTCAGCTATTCCAGCAAAGACTTTTTTTACGGGACCTTTTCGCATTCTTAGACCTCAAAACATCAAAAGTGAATACCAGCACGGCGCCATTCCCTCCTGCGGCAGCCGGCCTTAAGGTAACAAGCCTGTCGTTTGCTTACCCGGGTACAGGCAAATTAGTGCTCGACGGGATATCATTGGTGTGCAAACCCGGCAAGATCGTCGCATTGGTAGGCGAAAATGGTTCGGGAAAAACCACGTTGATAAAACTGCTGGCGCGTTTGTATGAAACGCAAACCGGCGATATTAAAATTAACGGCACCGATATAGATCAGATCGAATTGAATGCTTTCCGGAAGAAATCAGTGTTCCTGTTCCAGGATTTTGAAAAGTATTTTTTAAGTATCGAAGACAATATAACGCTGGGGGATAACGACGGCGGTAAAATGGAAAAAGATGTAGAGCGGGCAGCCCAATTGGCGCAGGCGCATGATTTTATTGTAAGACTAAGTAAAGGCTACAAAACCCGAATAGGCCGGTACTTTAAGGACAGCGAACAACTGAGCGGTGGCCAGTGGCAAAAGCTGGCGTTGTCAAGAATATTTTACCGCGACACGAACCTGGTGGTACTGGATGAGCCGACCAGCTCACTTGACCCTAATGCCGAATTCGAAGTGTTTGAGAACCTGAAAAATAACCTGAAAGATCAAATGATAATTGTAGTGACCCACCGCTTATATAATTTGAAGATTGCCGATCACATTTACTTGCTGAAGGATGGCTGCATCAACCAGGAAGGTGATTTTGAAACCCTGGTTAAAGAAGATGGTGAGTTTAAAAAAATGTATTCGAGGCAAAAGCTTTGACGGTTTCCCGAGATCGATTCAAGAATAATTTTTAATTGCCCCGAAGGCCGCCTATATTAGTTACCACACCGGCCCGTCATCATAATTCCGGATCATCATGCCTCATCATACTTTGTCTGTTATTATTCCTACCAAAAACCGGCCCGAGTTGTTAAAAAGGGCTATGCTGTCTGTCGCTATACAGGATTATCCCGGCTTTGAGGTGTGTATAGTCGACAATAATAGCAGCCAAAAAACGAACGGGCAAACCAGGGAAATCGTCGGAGAATTTGAAAAGAATTACCCGGCCATAACATGGCGTTATATACACAGCAATAAAAAGTTTGCATCGGGTGCACGGAACGACGGCATGGATGCTTCGTCGGGGGACCACATCATTTTTTTAGACGATGACGACGAATTGCTGGCTGATAGCATAAAAATACGGATGAATAATATGCTTGCCGACCCCTGTCTTGCGTTGCTGTATTGCGGGGGTTATTCAAAAATATATCCGTATCCCTTCAAAATATACCGCTATTATCATTACAATAAGGCCCTGCACACCGAAAGGTTATTGATGATGTCGTGCTCATCCATTATGATCAATAAAAAAATATTTGCGGCCAACCACCTCCGGTTTGACGAGGAGCAAAGCCGTATGGATGATTACGACCTGTGTAAAATGATAATCAGGCTGGGGCTTAAAGTAAGGTCGATACCCGAACCACTGGTGCTTATCCACCTTCATCCCGAAACAAGAATATCATCGCAGAAGGTTATAAATTACGATTTCAAAAATGCACTGATCAGGCGATGGGGGCCGGCTGAAGCAGATACTGTATTTCACTACGCCGAGGCGGTAGCCATATGGCGCAAGTGCTTTGGAATTGAAGAGCAGTCGTTCGCGGAGATTAAAAAAGCCCTCCGAAACGACTTTAACCGGAGCCCTACTTTGGCATTCAGGCTGAAATTTATGATCGTAAGTATTAGTCCTTTTCTTTTTTTAACCCTTTATCACATTGCGCTTTTTATATCTCAATCTTATAAAAACCGTATTGCTTATTCAGCGGAAAGAGCATAATTACGCGGGCAGATAGAGGGGCTATTAAGTGTTGTTAACTTTTACAGGTGTCTAAAAAATTTCCGCACCACGAAATTAACGATGGTCTTTTCAATATTCTTTTTAAAGATCTTCGTGACAAGGAATATTACAAGGAATAAGACGAACACACAACCAAAGCCTGCCCAAAACGAGCCAAGTATATCCGAAAGATAAAAACCAAGCGTAAGGCTGGCAAAGCCAATGATGAAAAGGACGCAAATTATTTGTGCAACATCCGTTATGATTTCTCCTGCAACAGACGAGCCTTTATCCAACGCCTCATATTTTGCCAGTTTGATACTGGTTTTTGCATACCCTTTTGCCTGGTCGATAACCGAAACCGGTCTTTTGTCTTTCTCTTCCATAACTTGGTTATTTTGAATTTATATACAAACTCGTCAGAAAGGGTAACCTATTGCGAGGTTGAACACTAAGTTCTGGCTTCGCCACGATGAACTGCCGAAGTCGATCTTATTGATCACGTTGCGTTGTCCGGCGGGAAGATAAGGTTCAATGATCGGGAAGCCTACATCGGTACGCAGCACCAGCACCGTAAAATTGAACCTTAGGCCAAACCCGGCGTCGGCGGCCATCTGGCTCAAAAATTTTTTTCCGAAAGCCGCTCCGGGCAAATTAGGGTTACTGCGAAGCAGCCATATATTGCCGGCATCCAAAAACAGCGCACCTTCAACAATGCTGAACAGTTTTGGCCTGTATTCCATATTAGCCTCGATCTTTATATCGCCCGACTCATCGGGTAAAAAAGCACTTCCCTGCGTAAGAGCGGCAGGTATGGCATAGGAACCCGGACCTATTGCGTGTGCCTGGAAACCACGCAAACTATTGGCCCCGCCAATAAAAAACTGCTGCGTATAAGGCAGCACTGTCGAGTTGCCGTAAGGCAGCCCCACGTTCACCATCAGCCGGGTAGCCAGCTTGCTGTTAGGGCCAAGCTTGTGAAAAAACCGTAGTTCGTTCTCCAGTTTTACATATTGATTGAACGGCGTGCCAAATAATTTACGCACCTTGCCCGCCAATGTATCGGCACCTGTGAGCAACCCATACAAGTTGCCCGAAAGGCTTATTTTTCCGTTATAATAAAATGTATTTACCCGGTTTTCTTCGGTCGTATTGGTATAAGTATAACTATAGGTGGGACCAAAAGTAAATTGCCTGTCTATTACGTGCGCAAGCGTGGGGTTCCGGGTATTTTTAATGCTGTCCAGGTATACCTGGCTTACGTGGGCCGCATCCACGTAGTTGATAACCAGCAGATTCAACTCATCCTGTTTGTGCAGGCTCGGTTTCCATTGGTAACCAAATGATCCGGTAAACGAATTAAGCGTATATAACTGGGTGCGGT
Above is a window of Mucilaginibacter ginsenosidivorans DNA encoding:
- a CDS encoding ABC transporter ATP-binding protein — encoded protein: MSFKRNFLAFLRDLKRSVVLLWTVDKKVSRISILLQLFQAFLPIASLYFMKSMIEAVLHHYATFYPILPFIAGYALTQLMIVCINQYSSFIDIKHQHKITDKLSGEILQKAIEVDYEYYENPLYHDTLHLAQQQAAYKIPQVLKDFNAMLVNILSLAFLVGFFFTIHALFGLFLMVVFIPLAVTKWYSGFKLLQLEKKFVPMEREANYLNQTLTSVNPAKEVRVFGYGNSFIKKFMNIRAIIHHEKTTLHAKLTWYNFLAEAGEVIAMSFVFALLAEYTWEKIITLGVFVIYLQGFQRLQASSKGFLQALVQLFQQRLFLRDLFAFLDLKTSKVNTSTAPFPPAAAGLKVTSLSFAYPGTGKLVLDGISLVCKPGKIVALVGENGSGKTTLIKLLARLYETQTGDIKINGTDIDQIELNAFRKKSVFLFQDFEKYFLSIEDNITLGDNDGGKMEKDVERAAQLAQAHDFIVRLSKGYKTRIGRYFKDSEQLSGGQWQKLALSRIFYRDTNLVVLDEPTSSLDPNAEFEVFENLKNNLKDQMIIVVTHRLYNLKIADHIYLLKDGCINQEGDFETLVKEDGEFKKMYSRQKL
- a CDS encoding glycosyltransferase family 2 protein; amino-acid sequence: MPHHTLSVIIPTKNRPELLKRAMLSVAIQDYPGFEVCIVDNNSSQKTNGQTREIVGEFEKNYPAITWRYIHSNKKFASGARNDGMDASSGDHIIFLDDDDELLADSIKIRMNNMLADPCLALLYCGGYSKIYPYPFKIYRYYHYNKALHTERLLMMSCSSIMINKKIFAANHLRFDEEQSRMDDYDLCKMIIRLGLKVRSIPEPLVLIHLHPETRISSQKVINYDFKNALIRRWGPAEADTVFHYAEAVAIWRKCFGIEEQSFAEIKKALRNDFNRSPTLAFRLKFMIVSISPFLFLTLYHIALFISQSYKNRIAYSAERA
- a CDS encoding phage holin family protein encodes the protein MEEKDKRPVSVIDQAKGYAKTSIKLAKYEALDKGSSVAGEIITDVAQIICVLFIIGFASLTLGFYLSDILGSFWAGFGCVFVLFLVIFLVTKIFKKNIEKTIVNFVVRKFFRHL